The stretch of DNA GTGTTTTAGATTTATATCTAATTCCCCCGATTTAAATTTTATCAAGTTTTTGTGTCTCAGTCATCAAAGTTTATTGCGTCACATTTAAGAATTGCTCAAAGTCTTTGTTTACGGAACTCTCAAACCAGGAGAAATCAACTACCAACGCTATTGTTTGGGTAAAACGGTTTCTGAACAACCAGCGATCGCCTACGGTCAATTATATGCCTTACCTGTGGGTTATCCAGCTATGACATCAGGAGAAAACCATGTATGTGGATTTCTGCTAACTTTCAGCGACGATCGAGTTCTCACAGCTTTAGATCGATTAGAAGACTACGATCCTGATAGATCGTCTGGAGAAAATGAATATACCCGTTTATGGAGCCACATTTTCGGTCTAAATGGGGAAAAGTTGGGAAAAGCTTGGGTTTACCAGATGAGTTTAGCACAAGTGCGCGATCGCGGCGGGGTTTTGCTTCCTGATGGGTGTTGGCATCAACTAACGGGGAAAGATAATAAAATCTCGGATCTTTTCTCCGAATAAATCTACTTTTTCTAAATGAACATTATGACCGCAATTACTCACAATTTCTAACCGAGCAACCTGACACAAACTTAGCATTTCATTATTAATACCAATAAACTTCCGATCTAATTCTCCTACTATTAGTAGTAAAGGTATTGGATTTGACTTGAGTTTGCTCCACAAAGATGGTTGTAATCCCGTACTCAAATTGCGAAGTGCTTTAGCTAATTCCTGGGGATTATTTTGTAGACGGCGCTCTAGCATTCTATCAAAATCTGGATTTTGTTTGATCGAAGCAAATAAAGGTTGGTTATACCATTTAGTTAAAAATGAAGATAAATTTTGGTTTTCTAACTCTTCAGCTAGTTTTAAATCTGTTTGAACTCTATCCTCTCTTTCTT from Merismopedia glauca CCAP 1448/3 encodes:
- a CDS encoding gamma-glutamylcyclotransferase family protein translates to MLKVFVYGTLKPGEINYQRYCLGKTVSEQPAIAYGQLYALPVGYPAMTSGENHVCGFLLTFSDDRVLTALDRLEDYDPDRSSGENEYTRLWSHIFGLNGEKLGKAWVYQMSLAQVRDRGGVLLPDGCWHQLTGKDNKISDLFSE
- the menH gene encoding 2-succinyl-6-hydroxy-2,4-cyclohexadiene-1-carboxylate synthase, which encodes MLTERLLKVDNYHFNYCSIGNSSNLPILFLHGFMGDYQEFYESILLLSNQFYCLAVNLPGHGKTQVIGGEKYYKIEYIAEGLLEFLKSLNIPKCILIGYSMGGRLALYLALHFPTYFSHIILESASPGLKTPEEREDRVQTDLKLAEELENQNLSSFLTKWYNQPLFASIKQNPDFDRMLERRLQNNPQELAKALRNLSTGLQPSLWSKLKSNPIPLLLIVGELDRKFIGINNEMLSLCQVARLEIVSNCGHNVHLEKVDLFGEKIRDFIIFPR